The following DNA comes from Nicotiana sylvestris chromosome 10, ASM39365v2, whole genome shotgun sequence.
cttcacatatcctcaATTTACCAACAATACcatattgaacacattgagacacacctttcacatatattcttccAATACCAATTCCTTTGGAATAACAAGTAATACATCAATCAAATTTCAGACTTACAACATTTGCatggacaccatgggagctcaatttctaagaagaggggtttttagccatacatacctcaatagagctttccttaaattcttacaataaTTCTGGAACTCCTAtcaacttcgatctattttatgagaattacaagttgaaccaagaattagagggataatcaagattctagctcatttgagcacattatcaagcactaaTTGTGCAATATGATTTTAAGACCTTTTTGTGAGAGATTCTATCATCCTACACCTTATTTGTTACATTTTAGCTCATAGTCTCCCCATACCCTTTTTATCATACATGCATGTAATAAAATCCATCCTTATACTCATGTACCCATTTGTTAATTACTTAGTCTAGTAGGAATTTTGAAATCAAAGATAAGggcacaagttcttacctcttagggtGAAAGCTTATAGCTTTTCTTGATAATCTTTAAAGATTTGGGCAAGGATTGAGTAGGGAATTGGTGAGGATCACTATCTCCCTCTAGAACACTTTCTCTCACTTTAGATGCAGTAGAAAATAGAACAAAAGtgtctaatggggtgtttttaacGGGATGGGgttgggttttaaaagttagaaaataggagccctgACTCAATATACGgtcgcatatgcgatcgcataactgatatgcggcccgcaaaagggACTGCAAAAGTAGCCCTCAAGATTTGAATATACTGCCCGGGTATACGACCaatatgcggtctgcatacctgttctgtggtcgcataatgcaccgcaaaaTAGCCCTGCGCAAAAATCCCAAGGAGGTTATGAGACGACTATGCGGCCTACATATctattatgcgatcacataattggccgcatagttgacctcaaaattagcGACCACTCTGACTCACTCTACGACAGATATGCGGCCCGCATTGCTATTATGTGGTCGTATAATGGGCCACAAAAACACGCACTTCTAAAAAACatttttccttaactttttaatacaCAGATCAGTCTAAAacgagattttgggtttttgaaTACAGATGAGTCTAACACATATTCTTAACTTGGCACAACGAAATTTCGGGTTTTTGAGTAAAactttcacggggccttacatcactccagtatctagatggctctgtacaaggctttgtatgggcagaggtgcagatctcctatagggtggtttgatgttggagaatctgggttacatgGGCCATACCTGGTTCAGTAGGCCATAGAAAAATTAAAGCTTATTCGGGAGTGACTTTTGACAGCTTAGAGTCATCAGAAGTCATGTTCTGACATGCGACAACGAGatttctaacacatattcttAATTGGCACCACGAGATTTTGAGTTTTTAAGTAAAacatttcacggggccttacatcctcccccacttaatattattcgtcctcgaatgaggaacAAGTTTCACTTATTAGCAACTTATGCAATTTCAGTTTCACACCACATACCAATAACCCCCAAATTTGGCTAAATCTCTAAATTTCCAGAAATTTCGCCAAAGTTTCTTTTGtatctaggcctatccacctgttagAGAGCCTCAGAAACATATCCGAACAACACATACACAATCTATTGACATGAGATAATTCATAACCACACTAACCACGGCCCCATAGGAAATATATaatcaaaatggaatagtttTACATAGACTGATCAAGTGATACAAAGTTCATAGGAAACAATTCATAGAAGCTATTACATGGCTATACTATCAAATATGGGTACATCCTCTTCATCTCTTCCTCGGCTTCCCCAGTGGCTTCTTTAACCTGCTggtttcgccataacactttcatGGAGGAAATGTCTTTGTTTCTCAACTTTTAGACTTGcctgtcaagaatggcaactaAAATTTCTTCATACgacagttcttcattaacctcaatagtttcaaccgGCATAATAGCGTACGGATCTcctactaccttcttcaacatagacacatggaagactagGTGTAACATTGACATCTCGGGTGGTAGCTCAACCTTGTATGCCACCTAAccgatcctctgaatgattctatacaatccgacatacctcggactcaattttcctttctttccaaactgcatgatacccttcatggggaaaactttcaaaaatacccaatcatcttctttgaactccaaatctctacgaTGAttgtccgaataagacttttggagACTCTGAGTAGTTTTCAACCGTTCCTTAATagtcttgactttctccatagatTGATGCACAAGGTATggccctatcaattcagcttctccaacctcgaaccacccaatgggagacctacatctcctaccatacaattcCACAAATAGTGCCATCTGGATACcagcatggaagctgttgttataagaaaactctatgaatggcaaatgatcatcccagctaccttggAAATCAAGAACActagcacgcaacatgtccttcagcatctgaatagtccgctctactTGCCCGCCAATCTGAGGATGAAAGGTTGTACTAAGATTTACCTACGTACCCAAACCTtgttgaaatttcttccaaaagttggcgatgaactgagcccctcgatctgaaatgattgagactagagtgtcatgcaacctgactatttctttgatatacaactaagCATATTGTTCCGTTATGTCAGTAGATTTGAttggcaagaagtgcgctgattttgTGAATCGATCCACGATTACCTAAATTGAGTCAAAATTGCGTGGAGTGCGTGGCAACCcaaccacaaaatccatattgatcatttcccatttccatATTGGAATTTCTATGTTTTGAGCCAATCCGTCAGGCCTTTggtgttcggccttcacttgctgacaattcaaacattttgccacaaagttcgccacatcccttttcatgttgttccaccaataaacttccttgagattatgatacatttttgtagaacctgggtgtaCAAAAAatctggaagtgtgagcttctgccatgatcctttcccgaagaccatTAATAACTggaacacataggcggccttGGTACTGTAGgataccatcatccatgccaaaggaaaaagttgtggtcttgtgtttatgaatcccctccttcagTTGTGCTAATAATGGATCGTTGAATTGCTTTCCTTTCATCATCCATAATAAATCTttcattagagtccgcaaggcgtactcccaaactagccaattGGTGAAATTCCCGGGCCAATGGCCTTTTATATGCCTTAAAATTAGCCAACCTCCCATGGATTTTGGGTTTTTGGGTaaaaatttcacggggccttacctCACTccagcatctagatggctccgtatgaggctttgtatgggcgcaggtgcagatctcctatagagtggtttgatgttggagaatctgggttacatgGGCCAGAACTGGTTCAgtaggccatagaaaaagtaaagcttattcgGGAGCGACTTTTGATAGCTCAGAGTCgttagaagtcatattctgatgtGCGGCGACGAGATTTTGAGTTTGGGGTTGTTGACTGGGTATTCATAAAGGTatcacctatgaaaggtgtgatgaggtttggcaagaaaggaaaacttagcccacggtatattggaccTTATaagatcattcggagagtgggacatgttgcttatgagttagaattgacCTTGGAATTTGAGTTTGTTCATCCggtttttcatgtatctatgttacaaaagtgcattggcgatcctgcCCAAGTGGTGCCCACGGAtaatgtacagattacagaggacttgtcatacgaggaaattccagTTTCCATCCTAGACCAACAAATCCTCAAGTTACGGAATATGGAGGTAGCCTCCATGAAAGTCTTATGGAGAAGCAAGAATATGGAAGAGATGACGTGGGAAGCGGAGGTAGAAAcgaagtctaaatacccccacCTATTTCAAACTGGAGATATGGCTCGAGATTTATGGGATAACTCAGCAGAACTCTACTCAGGCCAATAGGTCATCAGGTAAGTTCTTGTTTTGACTGTCAGAATTTATGATGAACAGTTGTGTAAAGCCAAGTGTTGCTATGTATAGACAGTGGCCATGTTTGGTGTGTATTGTATGTTTTCTGGCTGCGTACAGATTGGTTTCTGGCTAGTATACGGAGGAGACTCTGCAAAAATCTTTTTCAATGTATCTAAGAGTAAACATTTGAGGACAAATATTTCTAAGGGAGGAAGGATGTCACATCTCGGGTATTTCGTACGTTAAAGATTCATCTTCAGTTAATTCAAGTAGACTTGGAGATGAAATTATCTTGAGattagcatatttatgctatttataacaagcaataagtaagggccatgaaggataaagggtacacgaattaaagaaatgagtttcattgaaggttgtctatttgggataaaatatgggccAAGTAATAATActcaatatttatggactagtatacaaggtaccatatgaacgtgataatatgatgtataaagtatattaaaaataagtagaattttaagtaaattgagataattcttaattatgtgtataatttgttaattatcgggtagcgggacaatacctaattaattattaattataagATAAGATTTAATAAAAACTCTCCCCCACCCTATGTGGCATCAAGCCACCACCCAACccaaatgactcattagtcataCTGGGTAGGTGGCAATTTAAGGTGCTAACTAAATTACACCTCATACTAACATTTTCCAAGGCAAACTGACTACACCCTCATATTGTCTTAAAGAGGAGATTTCTAAAATAGAGATTCAACTAAGTCCATACAACCGGAACTAACAAATTCCTACATAATTCAACAATTCCCTCAAGAATTTGTACACATTAAGTAGAGTGTTTAAGGTATGTAGCAACGTAAAACTTCCACACTCCAACATagaattttgcgattctaaaggagtacagTGCAACCTTTTTCGGGAACATCATACAGATTCTTcccactccaggtatgttaaggctaagtttttcctttattttagcatgatctcgtcattacacaagtttgataacgaagcataaagaaaaattcatatcccgaaatttacatatattttgctagtcttgcaagttacgtatattttcctagttttgtaagttacattATTCTCCTTATTGGGAAGATTCAATTGAGTATCTCCTTCTTCACGTCAAGAGAGCAGagggtttatatatatatacaatattaaagtattttgATTACCATCGAGTTAGAATCGATGGGCAGGAcactattgggcaacctctgatcagatggtaagttgtacgccgagcctactgtggtcgagcacCTATGAGTGAGCCCAGTTGGCCGAGATACAGATTCTAGTATGGCTGaatgcctatgagcgagcctactacggcagagcagttatatatataggACAAGACAACTATTTAACTTATtaaattgagtcagtatcaacaggtaagcatATGTTTAAGTTAttagttcagttttagcttttagtatattttcttacatactcagtatattattttgtactgacatccctttttggGGGCGTTGTATTTAGTGCGTGCATGTTTAGATAGACAGATGGGTAGACCTCCTTAGTAGGTGTTTGCCCGAGTTTAGACTTATGATAAGTTCCCTGTCTTTTGGAGTTGTCGGGTCTAGCAGTTTTGTGTACAccttatacatatatatatataggttatgggcaggtcggggccctattccgatcacagtacatctaaTAGTAAATGCTTGTAgatatatcctgtcagttagtgcagtatgttgggcttgtaggccctgtatgtatattttgttggcttgtcagttgtagtaattatgactgCCTTGCCGGCCAAGCTTTATGCtgacatttagtcagcgttagtctctattcagttttatattttgcatcacaaattatttttcaatgtggaccatggccaaagtatgacattacatgtccAGAGCCTCTTAGTAACaagtggtatgcaaggataggtgtGGCACTAGGTACTGGTCTCGCCCCCAAGCTCGGGGCATGAGATAATGacaccaaatcttcaatgcaaacACCACCGCTGCCAATTCTAAGTCATGTGTTGGATTGTTTTTGTCATGATTCCTGAGTTGTCTAGCAGCATATGCTATAACTTTACCATGTTGCATTAACATACACCAAGCCCGatccttgaagcatcacaatataccacgaACCCACCTGTACCCTCTAGTAGAGTCAACACTGGCGCCGTAGTTAATCTTGATTAAAATTCTTGGaagctcctttcacaagcatTAAACCATTGGAATTTAACCACTTTCTGCGTCAATtaagtcaatggagaggcaagagtagagaTTCACTCCACAAATTTCCTGTAATACCTGGCCAAACCCAAGAAATTGTAGATATCTGTTGGAGTTGTAGGTCCAAgccaattcttcactgctgcaatcttTGGAGGATCAACATTAATTCCTTTGCTAAAgacaacatgacccaaaaatgtgATAGATTCGAGCCAAAATTCATATTTCGAAAACATTGCATACAACTGAGGCTGACGAAGAGTTTGCAGAATAACCTTGAGACGATCAGAATGTTCCTCTAGACTACTGAATAACAAGTATATcgtcaatgaatactatcacaaAGGATTCAAGAAAAGTCTTGAAAacccgattcataagatccatgaaagatgtcaggcatttgttagcccaaaagacattactagAAACTCAAAGTGCCTATATCGAGTCTTGAAGGCTGTTTTTGGAATATTCGGCTCCCTGATATTCAATTGGTTACACACTGAGCATAAATCAATTTTTTAGAGGTACCTAGCAccttgaagttg
Coding sequences within:
- the LOC138879413 gene encoding uncharacterized protein, translating into MLKDMLRASVLDFQGSWDDHLPFIEFSYNNSFHAGIQMALFVELYGRRCRSPIGWFEVGEAELIGPYLVHQSMEKVKTIKERLKTTQSLQKSYSDNHRRDLEFKEDDWVFLKVFPMKGIMQFGKKGKLSPRWIGLDTKETLAKFLEI